A region of the Mesotoga infera genome:
AAGATTTGAGGGACTCACCGTTAGGGAGTATCTAACTCTTGGCGGCAAACTGAAGCTTTCCGCTGAAGAGCTGAATGAGACGCTTTCCACAGTGGGTCTCAACAGAGAGTACCTTGATAGGCTTGTTGATGAATCGCTGAGCGGCGGTGAGAGGAAGAGAGTTGAACTGGCTTCAATAATACTGGTGAATCCCCGAGTCACTATTCTCGATGAACCTGATTCCGGAATAGACATAATGTCAATGGAAATGATTGAGCATGTGCTCGAAAGACTTAGCGATAAAGGCTCCATAGTCATAATCATCACCCACCGGGAGGAAATCGCCAGGATGGCGGACGAAGCCTACCTACTTTGTGGAGGCAGAATACTTGCTTCCGGTGAACCGGAAGAAATAGTGAGTTTTTACAGAAAACTCTGTGACAGCTGTCAGCACATTAATGAGCCGGTTAAGGAAGGCGGTCTTCCAAATGATTGAATCGAACTACGAAAGAGAATTCAAAGCAATTGCCAATGAGTATGAGAAATCAGGCGGTAATGTCTCTGATTTCTTGAGGAAGGATATTGTATCAATCATTGTTAGCGGTAATAAAGTGATTGGCAGAAACACGGTGGATGGTGTGCATGTGAGGGCAGAAGAACTGGACAACGGAGTAGAGATTTGGATTGACATCGATGATGGCACAGTTATAGATAATCCAATACATCTCTGCACTGGTTACTTGAAGCCAGAAGGAACTCAGGAGATTCTCATTCATAATCATTTGGGAGACAGAGCTAAGGCGAAATTCATTTCTCACTGCGTCTTTCCAAGCGGCGTGAACTTTACTCACTCCATGGTCGCCGATACAGATGTTGGAAAACACTCCGAAATGTTGTACGAAGACACGCACATGCACAGCAAGGATGGCGGTGTAACCGTCAAGGCGACATATAATACAGTCGTCAGAGAGGGTGGTACCTTTCAGAACCTTTTTTATCTGACAAAGACCAGGGTCGGAAAGCTTTTCGTGAAGATGAATGTTTCTCTTGAGAAATATGCATCGGCTCATATAGAATCCAAGGTTTATGAGCGTGAAGATGACTATCTCGAAATAGATGAAGAACTCTATCTGAATGGCGAGGGCTCTTCTGGAATAGCAAAGACCACTGTATTTGCTACCGACAGAAGCAGGGCCAAGATTATCAACAAAGCCTATGGAAATGCACCTTTCTCAAGAGGACACATAGAATGCAACGAGATCATCAAAGGTGACTCCGTAGAAGTCGGAACGGTTCCCGAGTTGTACGTCACAAATGAGAAGGCCGAGCTTACTCACGAAGCTTCGATCGGAAGAGTAAACGTAAAGCAGATGGAGACATTGATGTCCAAGGGTTTGAGTGAAGAAGAGGCAACTGACATGATTGTCAGAGGAATGCTCAGATAGAAATGGGGGGAGTTCTTTGAATTACTCGGAGCAGTTTCTTGTAGAAAAACTAGTGCATCTAGCCAAGATACCTAGTCCTTCCGGTTTCACCGATGCGATAATTACTTATCTGGATTCTGAACTGCGAGGAATGGGACTCAATCCACGAAGAACAAGAAAAGGTGCTCTTGTCGTCGAGATAGGCGGGCAGAAAAGACCGATAGTGTTGGCAGCTCACGTAGACACTCTTGGAGCAATGGTGAAGTCTTTGAAGCCAAACGGGCGGCTTGAGATCACGAATATCGGTGGTTTCACTATGAACAGCATAGAAAACGAGAACTGCATCGTTCACACAAAATTCGGCAAATCCTTTACAGGTACCATTCAGTCGATTTCACCTTCAGTTCACGTCTTCGAAAATGCTCGAACACTTGAGCGGAAGATCTCTAATATGGAGATTCGTGTCGATGAAGAAGTTAAAGACGACAAAGCACTTCGAAAACTGGGAATAGAAGCAGGCGATTTTATCTCATTCGATCCCAGAGTGACTGTGACCGAAAATGGTTTTGTGAAATCAAGGCATCTGGATGACAAAGCGAGCGTGGCCGTTTTACTTGATCTGGCAAGAAGGGCCTCCTCCGGCGAGCTGACTCTTGTAAGAAAGACATATCTCTTCTTCTCAAACTATGAAGAGGTAGGTCACGGAGCCTCCGCAGCAATGCCTGAGGACTGTGAAGAGATCATTTCGGTCGATATGGGCGCGATAGGTGATACTTTGAAGACTGACGAATTCGTAGTTTCTATATGCGCTAAGGATTCAGGCGGTCCTTACGATAGTTCCGTTGTAAGGAATTTGATCGAAACAGCAAAAAGAGTCGGCGCCGATTATTCAGTCGATATATATCCTTTCTACGGATCTGATGTGGAAGCATCTCTTAGAGCTGGGTACGACGTCAAATTTGGACTTGTTGGCCCGGGAGTTGAAGCATCCCATGGTTATGAAAGGACTCATTGCAGAGCTTTGGAAAATACCTTGAAGCTTCTGATGGGATATATTGAAAGCTGAGGCGCCGCAGTGCCCCAGCCATCTAAAAACTAGAATACTATCTTGCCTTTCTTCTGTCCCTTTTCCTGACCAAGCTGGTTTACAAAGCCTGCGGGCGCAACATCGATGACTTTGCTTTTCTCAGCTTCCATAGCCTCTTGAAGCCTCTTCTTGTAGGCATCCATTTTTTCCTTGAGCTCGGTTACATCTCCTTCTAACCAACCAAAAATGCTTTCGGTTAGCTTCGAGGAAATCTCCTCAATCTCATCGCTTTCTTCCATCATTCCAGCGTTCTTCGTGACCTCGAGCTCTTCACTCACTGCCTTCTCGACATCTTCCCTTGTAAGCTCTGGCAACGTTGCCTTCACCAAACGCATAGCTATGTTAGTTCTAAGCCTTAGATCATCTATAGTCGCCTCTAGATTATCTACTCTCGACATTATCGCTCCTAAGAATTGATCAAGTGAAATCTGCATCTCTTTTCAGCTCCCTTCAACATTTTCTCTCATAATGATTTTACTACCGAAAAGATCAACTATAGTTAAGGCTATGTTTTTGATCGTAATACTAATCCTTTCTGTCGAATCGATGCCTGAGTCTAAACAGCCACAAAGAAAGAACACCGACAAGCAGAAAGGCAAACAAATCGCCCGATGCAATTTCGAACAGCCAGAAAGAAGGAAGGTAAATGTTTGCAAAAAATGGAAGAGTGAAGGCCGTCGGGAACAGCCAGCCCGAAAGAAGCATAGCGCCAGCAAGTGAGACAGCAATTAGTCTCTCCCGGAGCTCTCTTATTTTCCTAAATACCAGGAAAGAAATCGAAGCAATTGAAGCAATAAGAGCATAGGAGGAGATAATTCCAAGCGCTGACTGCAAGTTCCTGTTCTGATCGGCCAGAATCACAGTTGCCAAAATCAGAGTACACGGCTTCTTCAAAATTCCTCTAACGATTCTGGACAAAGCGTACGTAGATTCGATCTTTCTTTCGAACTGCGGTCTATATACTATGACTCCCAGCAAGATTGTGAAGAGCAGCAAGCCCTTTGATAGAGAGGGACCCCAGAAAAACAAGACGGAAACCGCCAGAAAGCCAATGAGAACCTCCTGAAGGAGGATCATCACTCTCTTCACGTTCCCTCCTGTAAGCTCTTAACCAAAGCCTCTATGCTGCTGTCGCCCGTAATATCAAGAAAAAGCTCTTCAAGAGTGGATTCAACACTTCCAAAATCCTCTCTCAGGGCTGAAAGTGTCCCCTCGGCAATGAGCCTTCCTCTATCAATGATTCCTATCCTGTCACACATCTTCTCGGCAACCTCAAGCACGTGAGTTGTCACGAAAACGGTCGTTCCCCTATCGGCCATGTTTCTCAACCAGGCCTTTAATTTGCCCGCACTTGACGCATCAAGACCCACAGTGGGTTCATCGAGAAAGATAACGGCTGGCTCTCTCATAAGGGCAATGGCAACCATCAGCTTCTGTTTCATTCCGTGCGAATAATCGCCTATGTATTTTCCGAGGTAGTCGATCTTGAAGGCATCGGCAATGTCCATAAGCTTCGACATAGTCTCTTTTGGAGGAAGACGGTAAATGTCAATTATGAATTTGACAAACTCGACGCCTTTCAAGTTGTCATACATCTTAGGTTCATCAGGAACAACAGAGATCAACCTCTTTATTTCCATTTTGTTTCTCTCAATATCCAATCCGGCTATTTTGATCTTTCCTGAACTCGGAGCAATTACCCCGGTGAGCATCTTAATGGTCGTTGTCTTTCCAGCTCCATTAGGTCCTAGAAAACCGTAGATCTCACCGGAGGGAATGTTTAGATTAAGCCGGTCAACAGCGCGGAGGTTTCCGAAACTCCTGGTCAAATTCAGAGCTTCGATCATCGATTTGCCTCGAACGCTTTATCATAGAATGTGGCCGTCTTCGGGTGAAACATCAGCTCGATAGTCCCGACGGGACCATTTCTCTGTTTTCCAATTATTACCTTCGTAACTTGCGGCGAATCACTTACCTCGCTTTTATCTTTGTAGTAGTCTTCTCTATAAAGAAACATCACGGTGTCAGCATCCTGTTCTATGGCGCCGGATTCTCTGAGATCGCTCAAGCGGGGCATCTTGTCCTCTCTTTGCTCCACAGCCCTCGAAAGCTGAGAAAGAGCTACTACAGTAATATTCAACTCTCTAGCAAGCAGTTTCATAGATCTAGAAATCTCCGAAATCTCCTGCTGCCGATTATCAGATCTGCCCTTTGTATGCATCAGCTGTAAATAATCTACAAAGAGAACCTGAACATTGTGCTCCATCTTTATCCTTCTTGCCTTGGCTCTAAGTGATCTAGGGTCCAGCGAAGGTTCATCGTCGATTATGATAGGGGCCGTTTGCAGGGTGCTGGCTCCATTTGTCAAGCGTTTCCACTCTTCATTACCGATATCTCCCGCCCTGAGCCGCGATAGCTCGAAGTTTGTCACATTGCACAAAAGTCGTTGAGCAAGCTGTTCTTTAGACATTTCCAGACAGAAGACTGCCACAGGCAACTGGAATTTCAAAGCCATGTTGCTTGCCATACTTAACGCAAAAGCAGTCTTTCCCATAGACGGTCGAGCGGCAACAATGACAAGATCGGAGGGTCGAAACCCAGTAGTAACTTCGTCAAGCCGTCTGTAACCACTGGCAATACCGGTAATCCTTCCAGTAACGGCGTTTTCCTTCAGTCTTTCCAGATTATGGAAAAGCTCGTGCATTATTTTTCCAATATGCTGGTAAGTCTTCGAAATCTGCGCCTCCGTGATCTGGAATATCGCTTTCTCAGCACTATCTAAAATGTCGTCGGTCTCTTCACCTTCGTAAGCGTTTTCGACAATAGAGCTAGCTGCCGAAATGAGGGAGCGCAGAAGTGACTTTTCCTTCACAGTCTTACCATAGTAGAAGAAGTTGGCTGAAGTGGGAACGACATCGGCAAGTTTTGCAAGTTCTACCTCGCCTCCGACTTCTTCAAGGGCTCCACCGGTTCTCAGCCTTTCAGTAATCGAAACTATGTCTACTGGACTTCCTTCATCAAAAAGCTTCTCCATAACGGAAAACACAAGCTGGTTCTTTCGGGAGTAGAAGTCTCTACTAGTGAGAAGCTCCATTACGTCGGGAACAACATCTGGATCTATAAGGATGCTCCCTATTACTGCTTCTTCCGATTCAATACTATTGGGAGGTACTCTTGCCTTCAAAATGCTCACCAACTTCTCTGAATTATCCAAAGCTCTTCAGAATCAGTTCCTTTATTACCGAATAATCACCTTCGAAAACAAACTGTCCCCTTTCTCTTCCAGAGCCGCCTTTTACATCAAACTCTTCTTTTACTCTGTTTAGAACTTCTTTGCAGTCCGTTCCTTTACCATATAGAAGGATTTTGTCTCTTGCCTTACCAACAATGAGATACCTTTCTAACGCAACAAATCTTGGAACAGCTGCCAGGACGCTCTCTTCATCCTCAAGAAACGTCACTTTAGACTTAGATTCATCTATCTCTTTGGCAATATAAATTGCTAATCTTTCGGAAAGATTCTTGACTGCCGAATTGCCCTTTTTAGCTTCATAGAGAAGCGATTCCACTCGATTCGGCAAATCCGAGTAGCTACATGTCAAGGAGAGGGCCGACTCAGTGATTAGATCATGCTTCGCAATATAGTCTCTTACGGCTCTATCACCTGCCACGAAATAGATTCTGGTCAACTCCCCCTTTACCTTCTCACGTTTCAAGATCTTCAGCAGCCTTATTCGCCCGGTGCTTTCAACATGAAGACCTGAACAAGCATTCAAATCTACTCCATCTATTTCGACAAGTGTTATCTCTCTCCCACTCTCCGCGATCTCGCGTTTGACTTCTTTTCTAAGGTCCAATCTCTCAAGCTCAGGTTTCTTCGCGATGAATCTTCTTACCTGAAGATTATCACTGATAAGTTCATTGCAGGTCCTCTCGACATTATCGATCATATCATCCTTGAGGATTCCAAGAGAAAGATCGATTGTAGTGTGTTCTTCCCCCATCTGAAACCCAACGGTTTCGGCATCCAGTTCTCGAAGAAATACTGCCGATAACAGGTGCTGCGCAGTGTGCTGCTGCGAGATGTCCCGTCTCCTCGTCTCATCGATCTTGATTTCCACCGATTCACCTCTATCCTTATCTATTATTCCATCTACTTTGATAAGAATCTCATTATTCGACTCACTTACTGACAAGATATCCAGTCCGTCAACTTTTCCACGATCTCCAATTTGTCCTGCTTCTCCATCAACATACACATTACCGTAACATATCTTGATGTAGGTAGTACCTTCTCCAAACCATATTTCCCTTACTGCTTCTAACATACATCGCCCCCGGCCACTTGATATTATGTGCAAATATATGTAATAATTATACAGTAAGCGTTTACTTAACTCCGTGGGTGATAATTCGAAAAAATGAATATGAGGTGATTTGGTTGCAGGAAAGGCCAATCCTTTCGGTAAAAAACCTCTCTACTCACTTCAATATGGCCGAGGGAGTTGTTAAGGCCGTTCAAGATGTCTCTTTCGATCTTTATCGAGATGAGGTCTTGGGAATAGTTGGAGAGACCGGTTCTGGTAAGAGTGTAACTGTGAAAACAGTTGCCGGGATGGTTGATAACCCAGGCTTCATTGCTGGTGGCGAGATTCTCTTTTTAACCGACGAATTCAGTAAGGGCGGTGAAAAGGATTATATTGACTTGGCAAAACTTCCGAAAGATAGTTTCTCCAGAGTCAGGGGAAAACACATAGGAATGATCTTTCAGGACCCAATGACTTCGCTTGACCCGATGTACACGGTTGGTAATCAGATGATAGAGACCATTGTCCATCACAAGAAAGTTACCGAAGAGGAAGCAAGAGAACGATCAATAAAGCTTCTCGAACAGGTGGGAATTCCTAAGCCTTCCGAACGTATCGATGATTATCCCTTTCAACTGTCCGGGGGACAGCGCCAGAGGGTAGTAATAGCGATAGCGCTGTCGTGCGATCCTGAAATCCTGGTTGCCGATGAGCCTTCAACAGCTCTAGACGTGACAGTTCAAGCTCAGATTTTAGAACTGATGAAGGATCTTCAGGAACAATTCAACAGCAGCATGATTTTCATCACGCACGATCTGGCTGTTATTGCCGAAATAGCTACGAAAATCAGTGTTATGTATGGAAGTTATCAAATGGAGATGGCCGACTCTCTCGAAATCTTTGACAGTCCGATGAATCCATACACATTTGCGCTACTCGAATGCATACCAAGACTCGATATAAAACAAGATCAACTCCTTCCTATTCCTGGCCAGCCGCCAGTAATGTTGAATCCACCCGTGCTATGCCCATTCCTTCCAAGGTGCTCAAGAGCAACAGACAAATGCTACAAAGAGATGCCACAGCTTGAGCAAATGAAGGATAATCATTTCGTCAGATGCTGGAATCCAATCACTAACAAAGTACTGCTGGTCAAGGAGGCTCAAGAATGAAGCTTCTTGAAATTAGAAATCTGAAGAAGTACTTCCCGATCAAGCAAGGCTTCCTTATAGAGAGAGTCGTGGGTTTTGTCAAAGCCGTTGACGATGTATCCTTCTCAGTTGACAGGGGCAAGACCATAGGAATCGTCGGAGAGTCGGGATGTGGAAAGACAACAATCGGCAAATCGATTATTCGTCTACATGAAGTGACTGATGGAGAGATGCTCATTGATGAAGAAGATACCACTTTCTACTTCATGAAGAAGCGAAGGGCAAAACAGTATTTGAAAGAGAAGTATTTCGATACGGATAAATTTAATAACGGTGGCGGAGTTGATTTTGAACCTTTCGAAAAGAAGATGTACGAGATCTACAATAGGGTCAATAAGGACTCTTCCAAGGCAATCGATGTTCTATTTGATAAGTCAGATCACAAGAAGAAGCTTCTCAGGAAAAAGGCACAGATAGTATTTCAGGACCCAATGTCCTCTCTGAATCCAAGGATGACAGTTGGGCAGATGTTAACTGAACCGCTTCTTTTTCACAAACTTGCCAAAGACCTTGACGAAGCAGTTGAAATGGTGAAGGAACTGCTTGTACAAGTCGGTCTTAAGCCATATCACGTGGATAGATATCCGCACCAGTTCAGCGGTGGTCAGAGGCAGAGAATAGCCGTTGCAAGGGCTATCAGTGTAAACCCCGATCTCATCGTTCTCGATGAGCCGACTTCTGCCTTAGACGTTTCCGTTCAAGCTCAGATAGTCAATCTCTTTGAAAAACTGCAGGAGCAGCTCAATGCAGGTTATGTTTTCATCTCTCATAACCTTTCTCTAGTAAGATTTATATCGCAAGACGTCTCTGTAATGTACCTTGGCAGGATCGTAGAACAGGGCAACAGCGAGTCGATTTTCAAAGATCCATTGCACCCTTACACTAAAGCGCTTCTTGCTGCGGCTCCAATACCCGATCCGAAGAAGAAGCGGAATCGCAAAGATCTTGTCGGCGGCCAGGTACCAAGTCCGATAAACAGACCGGCGGGCTGTTTCTTCAATCCAAGATGCAAGTACAGGATGGATATTTGTACCAAGGAATATCCGCCCATGTTCAAGGCGGATGAGAATCATTATGTTGCGTGCCATCTTTATTCCACATCTCATGAACAAGGAGGGGAAAGTAAATGAAGAAACTCTTAGTGCTTCTCGTAGTACTCATAGCTGCAGGATTACTCTTTGCAGCCCCAGAGTATCACGTAGAAGAGACATGGAACGGCGAGCCCGGAGGTACTTTCTATTACTGGGGCTTGGGAGATCCAAAGACATTTAACTATGACTGGGCACAGGAAACCAGTTCAACCGATCCTCTCGGATTCACGCTTGCAACTCTCATCGAAGCCGACGAGGGCGGTATGCCAACGCTCCCTGGTCTGGCAAAAGACTGGTGGTTCTCTGACGATGGACTGACCTTCTTCGTGCAAATAAGAGAAGGTATTCAATGGTCAGACGGAGCTCCATTCACTATCGATGACGTCTACTGGACGTTTGTCGATGTGTCATTCATTCCCGAGAACACGGCGAACGGAAACGGATCCTATCTCGATTCAAACGATCAGCTTCCAGTGGTCGAGATCGTCGATGACACAACGATCTCCTTCACCTGGACAGTGCCTCAGGTCACTGCTCTAAGACAGATTGGCTTCCGTCCGATAATGCCGAAGCACATTCTAGAAGAAGTCGTTGCCAACGGCACTTATCCGGAGTTTTGGACAATCGCAGACTTCGATAAGCTAGTCGGAATGGGACCTTTTGTTATTACCGATTACGTCGAAGGCGTCAGAATCGTTTTCGAGAGAAATCCATATTACTGGAAGGTCGATGGAAACGGCGTGCAGCTGCCCTATTTTGATAAGCTGAACTATGAACTCCTCGCAGACCAGAACACATCTCTTCTCAGATTTGAGGCTGGCGAAATCGATCTTTACGGACCTACCGCAGAGCAGTTCCCAAGACTTGCAGAAATGGCAGCGGAGAAGGGCTGGATAACTGGGGTAGGTGGACCGGCTCTCGGTTCTCAGTTCGTGACGTTCAACTTCAACACGACAGATCCGATCAAAAATGAATGGTTCAGAAACGATGGATTCAGAAGGGCTTTTGTCTATGCTATGGATAGAGACGCCATCATAGAGTCCCTCTACAATGGACTTGGTTCTCCTCTGTATGGGCCGGTATCTCCATCGAGCGGTTTCTACAACCCTGAAATCGAGCAGTTTGCCTACAAGTACTCAATTACCAGAGCAAGACTTGAGCTCAGGAGAGGCGGCTTCGATTGGCTTCCTGATGGAACCTGTGTCGATGCAAGTGGAAACCCGGTTGAGTTCGAACTCATAACCAATGCCGGAAACGTAGTCAGAGAGGCTATAAGCAACATAATCGTCGATGGGGCTGCCAAACTTGGAATAAAGGTAAATTTCAGACCTATCGATTTCAATACTGTAGTAGGAAAGCTTCTAGACGCTACTTACGAAGCTGTTGTTATTGGCCTTACAGGCAGTGTTGACCCCGGAACTGGCTGGAACGTGTACAGGCTTGACGGCGGTCTGCATTTCTGGAACTATCCTCCGGACTACAATCCTGATGACCACATAACGGAAGACATCTACATTCTTCCCGATTGGGAAAAGAGAGTAGACGAGATCTACAGACTCCAGACGTCTGCCGTTGTTGATCAGGACAGATATGACTTGTTTGCGGAATTCCAGATGCTGTTTGCCGAGTATCAGCCGGTAGTCTTCACAATGGCACAGAACTTCCTTTATGTCTACAAGAACAACATCAAAATGCCAGTCGAAAAACTAACACCTGCAACTGGCCTGCTCTTCCAGCTGGAAGGCTGGTGGAAAGAGTAACATCTTGATTTTCGACGCGGGAGGGCTTCCCTCCCGCTTTTGTATAATAAGAGTCTTAGAGAGTTTTGAGGAGGGAATAAGGTGCTGAAATATATAGTTAGGAGGCTGATTCTGGCAATTCCAGTTCTGCTCGGAGTCTCCATACTGGCCTTCATGATTATATCCGCTGCCCCTGGCGATTTTTTGGATGCTTATAGATTGAACCCTTCAATTTCAAAGGATCAGATAACGGTTCTTGAAAGTCAATTTGGGCTTGATCGAAATGTCTTCGTGCAGTATTTCAAGTGGTTGGGCAATGTTCTTACAGGCAACTTCGGATACTCTTTTAGTTACAGGATTCCGGTTTTTGAACTCGTTTGGAGAAGACTTGGAGCAACATTGTTACTAAGTATAAGCACATTGATTTTCACCTGGGGAATCGGCATTCCTCTCGGAATTTACTCGGCCCTTCATCAATACTCGCCAAGTGATCAGGCTTTTTCCTTCCTTGCGTTCATTGGAATTTCTATTCCTAATTTCTTTTTTGCTCTGCTCTGGCTCTTCATGGCCGCGAAAACGGGGTGGTTCCCAATTGGGGGGATAATCTCTCAAAACTTCAACGATATGAACGTCATAGGAAAGATCGGTGATTATCTCTGGCATGTGGTCGGACCTATGGTCACACTGGGAACTTCTGGACTGGCTGGGCTTATGAGACAGATGAGAGGCCAACTGCTTGACCAGTTGAGACAGGACTATGTTCTCTTCGCCAGGGCAAAGGGGATGCCAGAGAAAAATGTGATTTATAAACACGCCGTTCGAAATGCGATCAATCCTATTGTAACGATGTTTGGATATGCCCTTTCCGGCTTGCTCGGAGGCGCTGTTCTTACAGAGACGGTTTTTGGCTGGCCTGGAATGGGAAGACTTGTCATTGAAGCCTTGAATGCTCAGGACCTCTTCCTTGTCATGGCCACATTGCTCCTCTCTGCTGTCCTCCTGGTAATAGGCAATCTTCTGGCTGATCTTCTGCTCGCCTGGGTCGATCCCAGAATTCGGTATAGACTGAGCTGAGGGGTGTGACATGAAGAAGAAAACAATTATAGATAAAAATACATTGCAGAGTGCAGAAGTCAACAAAGAAGATCTCTTCGAAGTCAAGTACATGAGC
Encoded here:
- a CDS encoding ATP-binding cassette domain-containing protein, whose translation is MLEVKEIKLVREERKILNNLTASFEKGRVYAILGNNGVGKSTLSYVLMGLESHKDYEGNIYFDGEEIDLLSVSERAKKGISLGWQEPVRFEGLTVREYLTLGGKLKLSAEELNETLSTVGLNREYLDRLVDESLSGGERKRVELASIILVNPRVTILDEPDSGIDIMSMEMIEHVLERLSDKGSIVIIITHREEIARMADEAYLLCGGRILASGEPEEIVSFYRKLCDSCQHINEPVKEGGLPND
- a CDS encoding SufD family Fe-S cluster assembly protein; the encoded protein is MIESNYEREFKAIANEYEKSGGNVSDFLRKDIVSIIVSGNKVIGRNTVDGVHVRAEELDNGVEIWIDIDDGTVIDNPIHLCTGYLKPEGTQEILIHNHLGDRAKAKFISHCVFPSGVNFTHSMVADTDVGKHSEMLYEDTHMHSKDGGVTVKATYNTVVREGGTFQNLFYLTKTRVGKLFVKMNVSLEKYASAHIESKVYEREDDYLEIDEELYLNGEGSSGIAKTTVFATDRSRAKIINKAYGNAPFSRGHIECNEIIKGDSVEVGTVPELYVTNEKAELTHEASIGRVNVKQMETLMSKGLSEEEATDMIVRGMLR
- a CDS encoding M42 family peptidase — encoded protein: MNYSEQFLVEKLVHLAKIPSPSGFTDAIITYLDSELRGMGLNPRRTRKGALVVEIGGQKRPIVLAAHVDTLGAMVKSLKPNGRLEITNIGGFTMNSIENENCIVHTKFGKSFTGTIQSISPSVHVFENARTLERKISNMEIRVDEEVKDDKALRKLGIEAGDFISFDPRVTVTENGFVKSRHLDDKASVAVLLDLARRASSGELTLVRKTYLFFSNYEEVGHGASAAMPEDCEEIISVDMGAIGDTLKTDEFVVSICAKDSGGPYDSSVVRNLIETAKRVGADYSVDIYPFYGSDVEASLRAGYDVKFGLVGPGVEASHGYERTHCRALENTLKLLMGYIES
- a CDS encoding multidrug transporter, translated to MKRVMILLQEVLIGFLAVSVLFFWGPSLSKGLLLFTILLGVIVYRPQFERKIESTYALSRIVRGILKKPCTLILATVILADQNRNLQSALGIISSYALIASIASISFLVFRKIRELRERLIAVSLAGAMLLSGWLFPTAFTLPFFANIYLPSFWLFEIASGDLFAFLLVGVLSLWLFRLRHRFDRKD
- a CDS encoding ABC transporter ATP-binding protein — its product is MIEALNLTRSFGNLRAVDRLNLNIPSGEIYGFLGPNGAGKTTTIKMLTGVIAPSSGKIKIAGLDIERNKMEIKRLISVVPDEPKMYDNLKGVEFVKFIIDIYRLPPKETMSKLMDIADAFKIDYLGKYIGDYSHGMKQKLMVAIALMREPAVIFLDEPTVGLDASSAGKLKAWLRNMADRGTTVFVTTHVLEVAEKMCDRIGIIDRGRLIAEGTLSALREDFGSVESTLEELFLDITGDSSIEALVKSLQEGT
- the dnaB gene encoding replicative DNA helicase is translated as MVSILKARVPPNSIESEEAVIGSILIDPDVVPDVMELLTSRDFYSRKNQLVFSVMEKLFDEGSPVDIVSITERLRTGGALEEVGGEVELAKLADVVPTSANFFYYGKTVKEKSLLRSLISAASSIVENAYEGEETDDILDSAEKAIFQITEAQISKTYQHIGKIMHELFHNLERLKENAVTGRITGIASGYRRLDEVTTGFRPSDLVIVAARPSMGKTAFALSMASNMALKFQLPVAVFCLEMSKEQLAQRLLCNVTNFELSRLRAGDIGNEEWKRLTNGASTLQTAPIIIDDEPSLDPRSLRAKARRIKMEHNVQVLFVDYLQLMHTKGRSDNRQQEISEISRSMKLLARELNITVVALSQLSRAVEQREDKMPRLSDLRESGAIEQDADTVMFLYREDYYKDKSEVSDSPQVTKVIIGKQRNGPVGTIELMFHPKTATFYDKAFEANR
- a CDS encoding alanyl-tRNA editing protein, producing the protein MLEAVREIWFGEGTTYIKICYGNVYVDGEAGQIGDRGKVDGLDILSVSESNNEILIKVDGIIDKDRGESVEIKIDETRRRDISQQHTAQHLLSAVFLRELDAETVGFQMGEEHTTIDLSLGILKDDMIDNVERTCNELISDNLQVRRFIAKKPELERLDLRKEVKREIAESGREITLVEIDGVDLNACSGLHVESTGRIRLLKILKREKVKGELTRIYFVAGDRAVRDYIAKHDLITESALSLTCSYSDLPNRVESLLYEAKKGNSAVKNLSERLAIYIAKEIDESKSKVTFLEDEESVLAAVPRFVALERYLIVGKARDKILLYGKGTDCKEVLNRVKEEFDVKGGSGRERGQFVFEGDYSVIKELILKSFG
- a CDS encoding ABC transporter ATP-binding protein; protein product: MQERPILSVKNLSTHFNMAEGVVKAVQDVSFDLYRDEVLGIVGETGSGKSVTVKTVAGMVDNPGFIAGGEILFLTDEFSKGGEKDYIDLAKLPKDSFSRVRGKHIGMIFQDPMTSLDPMYTVGNQMIETIVHHKKVTEEEARERSIKLLEQVGIPKPSERIDDYPFQLSGGQRQRVVIAIALSCDPEILVADEPSTALDVTVQAQILELMKDLQEQFNSSMIFITHDLAVIAEIATKISVMYGSYQMEMADSLEIFDSPMNPYTFALLECIPRLDIKQDQLLPIPGQPPVMLNPPVLCPFLPRCSRATDKCYKEMPQLEQMKDNHFVRCWNPITNKVLLVKEAQE
- a CDS encoding ATP-binding cassette domain-containing protein — protein: MKLLEIRNLKKYFPIKQGFLIERVVGFVKAVDDVSFSVDRGKTIGIVGESGCGKTTIGKSIIRLHEVTDGEMLIDEEDTTFYFMKKRRAKQYLKEKYFDTDKFNNGGGVDFEPFEKKMYEIYNRVNKDSSKAIDVLFDKSDHKKKLLRKKAQIVFQDPMSSLNPRMTVGQMLTEPLLFHKLAKDLDEAVEMVKELLVQVGLKPYHVDRYPHQFSGGQRQRIAVARAISVNPDLIVLDEPTSALDVSVQAQIVNLFEKLQEQLNAGYVFISHNLSLVRFISQDVSVMYLGRIVEQGNSESIFKDPLHPYTKALLAAAPIPDPKKKRNRKDLVGGQVPSPINRPAGCFFNPRCKYRMDICTKEYPPMFKADENHYVACHLYSTSHEQGGESK